The sequence GTGATGCCCGCGCGCGCTGCATAGGCCGCGGCCGCCGCCGAGGTATTGCCGGTGGAGGCGCAGATGATGGCCTTGCTGCCATCCTCCACCGCCTTGGTCACGGCCATGGTCATGCCACGATCCTTGAACGAGCCGGTGGGGTTGAGGCCCTCGTACTTGACGTAGATGTCCACCTCCTTGCCGAGCTCGCGCGGAATGTTGTTCAGCCGGATCAGCGGCGTGTTGCCCTCGCCGAGACTGATGATGCGCGTGTCGTCGTGAATGGGCAGACGATCGCGGTACTTCTCGATCAGTCCGGTGTAACGGGGTCGGAATGGCATGGCTGTTCCTCTGTTCGTTGTCTACGGGGATCGATGGCCACGATACCCACGGAATCCACTGAAGGGCGCCAGCAAATCATGGTGTCGCCCGGACCGTATATGAAGGAATGGAAGCCTCCCTGGATTCAGTGGATTCCGTGGCCATCCCCCCTCACGCATTCAGATGTTCCAGGCGAATGCGGGTAACGGACCCACACACGGCATCCAGTGCCTCGATCCGGCCGATGGCCTGGTTCATCTGGCCCTCGCGCACCCGGTGGGTGAGCATGATGATGGGTACTTCCGCAGCGTCGCCGACCGGCTCCTTTTGCAGGATGGCCTCGATGCTGATGCCGAGATCGCCGAGGATGCGGGTGATCTCGGCCAGCACGCCGGGGCGGTCAGCAGCGCACAGCCGCAGATAGTAGGCGGTCTCGATGTCGTCCATGCCCAGCACCGGCAGGTCGGACAGGGCGTCGGGCTGGAAGGCCAGATGCGGCACCCGGTTTTCGGGGTCTGCGGTCAGCACGCGGGTGACATCAACGATGTCGGCAACCACGGCCGAGGCCGTCGGCTCGGCACCGGCGCCGGCACCGTAATAGAGGGTGGGTCCGACGGCATCACCCTTGACCAGCACGGCGTTCATCACACCGTCGACATTGGCGATCAGCCGGCGCTCGGGGATCAGGGTCGGATGCACGCGCATCTCCACCCCGGCCTCGGTCTTGCGCGCGAAACCGAGATGCTTGATGCGATAGCCGAGCTGTTCCGCGTATTCGACATCCGCGCGGGTGATGCGCGAGATACCCTCGGTGGAGCACTTGTCGAACTGCAGCGGAATGCCGAAGGCCAGCGAGGCGAGAATGGTGAGCTTGTGCGCGGCATCGATGCCCTCGACATCGAAGGTCGGGTCGGCCTCGGCATAGCCCAGCGCCTGGGCCTCCTTCAACACCTCCTCGAAGTCACGGCCCTTGTCGCGCATTTCGGTGAGGATGAAATTGCCGGTACCGTTGATGATGCCGGCCAGCCATTCGATGCGGTTGGCGGCCAGACCCTCGCGCACCGCCTTGATGACCGGAATGCCACCACCGACCGCGGCCTCGAAGGCCACCATCACGCCCCGCTGCTGTGCGGCGGCAAAGATCTCGTTGCCGTGCATGGCAATCAGGGCCTTGTTGGCCGTGACCACATGCTTGCCGTTTTCGATGGCCTTGAGTACCAGCTCGCGCGCGGGCGAATAGCCCCCGATCAGTTCCACGACGATATCGATCGAGGGATCGTCGACCACCGCGAAGGCGTCGTCGGTGACATCGATATCGGCAATGCCGGGCAGCCGTTCCGGATCGAAGTCGCGCGCCGCGGCACGGCTGATCTCGATGCCCCGCCCCGCGCGCCGGGCGATCTCCTGTGCATTGCGGCGCAGCACGTTGAAGGTGCCGCCACCCACGGTTCCCAGGCCCAGCAGGCCCACCTTGACCGGATTCACGTTGTCTCTCCCCCACTGGCTTCCGCCAGCCTTGCGTCTTTGCGAAACATTTCCCGGATGCCGCGCACGGCCTGCCGGGTGCGATGTTCGTTCTCGATCAGGCCGAAGCGCACATGGTCGTCGCCGTAGTCACCGAAACCGATACCCGGAGACACGGCCACCTTGGCCTCGGCCAGCAGCTTCTTGGAAAATTCCAGTGACCCCAGGTGGCGGTATTGCTCCGGAATGGGTGCCCATACAAACATGGTCGCCTTGGGCTTTTCCACCTGCCAGCCAACGGAGTTGAGGCCGTCGCAAAGCACATCGCGGCGACTGCGGTACATGTCGCGGATCTCGGCCACACAGTCCTGCGGCCCTTCCAGCGCGGTGATGGCAGCGACCTGGATGGGCGTGAACATGCCGTAATCGAGATAGGACTTCATGCGCGCCAGTGCCGACACCAGTGTCTCGTTGCCGACCATGAAACCGACCCGCCAGCCCGGCATGTTGTAGCTCTTGGACAGCGAGAAGAACTCGACCGCGACATCCATGGCGCCCGGCACCTGAAGAATGGAGGGGGCCACATAGCCGTCGAACACCAGGTCGGCGTAGGCCAGGTCCTGCACCACCCAGATCTCATGCTCGCGCGCGATCGCCACCACCCGCTCGAAGAAATCCAGTTCGACGCACTGGGTGGTCGGATTGCCCGGAAAGTTGAGCACCAGCATCTTGGGCTTGGGCCAGGAGTCCTTGATCGCCTTTTCCAGCTCGACGAAGAAGTCGATGCCCTCCACCAGCGGCACGTGACGGATGTCGGCGCCGGCGATGACGAAGCCGTAGGGATGAATGGGATAGGCCGGGTTGGGCACCAGTACGGCATCGCCCGGACCCACGGTGGCCAGCGCCAGATGCGCCAGGCCTTCCTTGGAGCCGATGGTCACGATGGCATGGCGTTCCGGGTCCAGCACCACGTCGTAGCGGTTGCGGTACCAGTTGCAGATGGCACGGCGCAGGCGCGGGATGCCCCGCGAGAGCGAATAGCGGTGGGTGTCCTTGCGCTGCGCCGCCTCCACCAGCTTGTCGACGATGTGCTGGGGCGTCGGCTGGTCGGGATTGCCCATGCCGAAATCGATGATGTCCTCGCCACGCGCCCGGGCCCGGGCCTTGAGCTCGTTGACGATATTGAACACATAGGGCGGCAAGCGCTTGATTCTTGGGAATTCTTCGAACAAGTCTGGACGCTCGACTGGTGCGGTGAACGAGGCCGGGCCGGAACCCGGATCAAGCGCTGCAATTTACTGAAAACCCCCCGGGGATACAAGCGCGGACGCCGTACATTCTTGCGGAAAGCGACTGAAAATTCGGTGCTTTTGATCCATCTCCCCGATGGCCCTTTGGCCACCCGCGCACGCCTGCTAACCTTGTGCCATGCACTTCGCCGAGGATCACAACATTGGCCGTTACCGGATCCGCAGCTATCGTCCCGGCGAGCTGCGCGTGAACGAGGAAACCTACCGCAGCAGCCTGTTGCTGGGTGTCGACGCGCTGCTTACCGACTGGCCGCCGCGCTGCCTCGACGAGCTGCGACCGGAACACCTGCAAACCCTGGCCGAGTGGCAACCCGATCTGGTGCTGCTGGGCACCGGTGCCCGCCAGCGGTTTCCCGCCGCGGCACTGCTCGCCCCGCTGTACCAGGCGGGCATCGGGGTGGAGGTCATGGATACCGGCGCCGCCTGCCGCACCTACAATGTGCTGGTCGCCGAGGACCGCCGCGTGGCCGCCGCCCTGCTCATCGACTGACCCCCTCCCCGCCGGTCACCGTTCGCGCGGGCGCCACCTGTCTGTCCACGGCAGTCCCGAACAGGCAGAAGAGCGCCACGGAAGACACGGAGTGCACGGACGAAATCCGGGTGCGAGAACCCTGTGGTCAGGAGGCAGGCGGAACGGGAGGCGGCGTGCTGCTTGCGGTCGCTCGCTGCGCCATGAACGGAGAACCGACGCATGCGGCCCCATCCCGTTGGCCACGCCCAACACACATTCCGTGCACTCCGTGTCTTCCGTGGCGCTCTTCGGCTCTGGCGCTCTTCGGCCTTGCTAGCGCAACAGTGCGTCCTGGGAAAAACCCTCGCTCTCGAGGATCTCGCGCAGCCGCTTGAGCGCATCCATCTGGATCTGGCGTACCCGTTCGCGGGTCACGCCGATCTCGTTGCCGACCTCCTCCAGGGTGCAGACCTTGCGCCCGCGCAGACCGAAGCGGCGCTCCACCACGTCGCGCTGCTTGTCGTTGAGCTGCGACAGCCAGTAGTCGAGGTTCTCCTGCACGTCCGACTCGGCCAGCAGCTCGGAGGGATCGGGGTTGTTCTCGTCGGGGATGGCGTCGAGCAGGGATCGGTCCGAATCGCGACCGATGGGCGAGTCCACCGAGGCAATGCGTTCGTTCAGGCCGAGCATGCGCTTGACATCCTCGATGGGCTTGTCGAGCAGTTCGGCGATTTCCTCGGCGGTCGGTTCGTGATCCAGCTTCTGCGCCAGCTGGCGCGCGGCGCGCAGATAGACGTTGATTTCCTTGACCACGTGGATGGGCAGGCGCACGGTGCGGGTCTGGTTCATCAGGGCACGCTCGATGGTCTGCCGGATCCACCAGGTGGCATAGGTGGAGAAGCGGAAGCCCCGCTCGGGATCGAACTTCTCGACCGCACGGATGAGTCCGAGGTTGCCTTCCTCGATGAGATCGAGCAGCGCCAGGCCACGGTTGAGATAGCGCCGGGCGATCTTGACCACCAGCCGCAGGTTGGACTCGATCATGCGCTGGCGAGCGGCCTCGTCACCCCGCTGGGCGCGACGCGCATAGTAGACTTCTTCCTCGGCGGTCAACAGCGGAGAGAAACCGATCTCGCTGAGATACAGGCGGGTCGCGTCGAGATGCCTGGAAGGAATCTCCCCCGCCTCGAAGACCTGGGCCTCCTCCTCTGCCTCGATTGCCTTGTCGTCGGCATCAACCGGCCCCACCGGCACATCGGCGGGCACCGCGCCCTTGTCGACGAGCTGCTCCGGAGTCTTGCGACTGTCGGCCATCCTCACCTCCAATCCTGACACCTGTCGGCACCACCCCCCAGCGGCACCCCGCAACGCCCTGTCGCGCCCGAGCCCTCCCTAGCGCCGCGGCAGATAGCGCAGCGGATCGACCGGCTTGCCGTAACGGCGAATCTCGAAGTGCAGCATCGTCCGCCGGGTACCACTGCTGCCCATGCGTGCGATGACCTGCCCCGCCTTCACCCGGTCACCTTCCCTGACCAGGATCTCGCGGTTGTGCCCGTAGGCACTGAGATAGATCTTGTTGTGCTTGATGATGATAAGCCGCCCGTATCCGACAAGTCCACTGCCGGCGTACACCACCCGACCGGCGGCAGCCGCGCGCACCGGCGTGCCCGGGCGGCCACTGATGGCAATGCCCTTCTTGCCGGGGTGTTTCGGATCGAAACGCTTGATGATCCGGCCCTCTGCCGGCCACTGCCAGCGGGCAACGGGCGCCGAGGTGGTGGCTGGCGGGGCCTTGGCTACCGGCTTGCGGGTACTGGGCTTGGGTGCGGCAGCGGGCGGCGGGGACCTGCGCGCCGGTTCACGACTGGTTGAAGCCGATGGTGTCGGCTTGCGGGTCGCAACCGGCGCCGCCGCGCGTGCAGGCGGTTTGAGCCGCAGCCGCTGGCCGGCATAGATGGTGTAGGGTGGACCGATGCCGTTCCAGCGCGCCAGGGTCTGGTAGTCGAGATCGTGCTGGAAGGCGATCGAGAACAGGCTCTCGCCCCGGCGTACCACATGAAACCCCGTATTCGTTGTGGCCTTTGGCAGTCGTTCACCCACCGGCGCCCGCACCGCGCCGCCACAGGAAGACAGCAGAGCTGCTGCCAGCAGGCTGCACACCAGTGCAAGGAAACAGCGCAGGACAGGACCCTGGCCGGTCATGCCCATATCCTCAGTGGCGGAAAGCCAGGTAGCCGCCGACGAGCAGGATCACCATCGCCCAGCCGATGCGTTCCACCCAGTCCTGCAACTTCCGCTCCAGCCGCGAACCGCCCCAGGCAAGCAGGCCGGCGACCAGGTAGAACCGCGCCCCGCGCCCCACGGCAGAGGCCGCCACGAAGGGCAGCAGCGGCATGGCCATGGAACCCGCCGCGATGGTGAACACCTTGTAGGGGATGGGTGAGAATCCGGCCACGAACACCGCCCAGAAGCCCCACTGGTCGAACCAGGCACGCGCTTTTCCGTAAGCGGGCATGTAACCCAGATCGACCAGCCAGGGCTCGATGGCGGCCATGGCGAAATGGCCGATGAGATAGCCGAGCAGGCCGCCGATCACAGAGGCCACCGTGGTCAGGGCAGCAAAGTGCAGGGCGCGCTTCGGCTGCGCCAGGCTCATGGGCGCCAGCATCACGTCCGGCGGCACCGGGAAGAAGGAGGATTCGGCAAAGCTAAGCATCGCCAGGTAGCGCGGCGCATGCGGCGAGCGCGACCAGCGCATCACGCGCTCGTAGAGGCCGCGGAACAGGGCCATCAGCCCGCGCCCCCGAGCAGCGGCACGAAGCTCGCCGGCTCCAGGTCTTCACGTTCGCAGACATTGCCCTTGCGGGTGATGCGGGCCAGGGTCTGGCTGCCGCGCTCGCCCACCGGGATCACCATACAGCCCCCATCGGCCAGTTGCGCCAGCAGCGCGGCCGGGATCTCGGCCGGTGCAGCGGTGACCACGATGGCATCGAACGGCCCCTGCGTCTCCCAGCCCCAGCTGCCGTCGCTGTGCTTGACGCGGATGTTGCGCAGACCCAGCTGGCGGAAGCGCGCGCGCACCTGCCGCACCAGGGCGTCGATGCGCTCCACCGTGCACACCTCGTCCACCAGCAGTGACAGCACCGCGGCCTGGTAGCCGGAACCGGTGCCGACCTCCAGCACCTTGCGCGGCGCGCAGGCCAGCACTGCCTCGGTCATCCGCGCCACCGTGTAGGGCTGGGAGATGGTCTGGCCGAAGCCGATGGGCAACGCGGTGTCCTCGTAGGCGCGACTGGCCAGTGCCTCGTCCACGAACAGGTGGCGCGGCAGCTTGCCCATCACCTCCAGCACCCGCGCGTCGCCGATGCCCTGCTCGCGCAGCCGCTGCACCATGCGGTCACGGGTACGCTGGGAGGTCATGCCGATGCCGGACAGACGCGAATGCATGGGTTCAGTCCGTGGGCAGCCAGTCCGCCACCGTGGGGATGGCGTCGTGACGGGTGAGGTCGACGTGGATGGGGGTCACCGAGACGAAACCGTTGCGCACAGCGTGGAAGTCCGTGCCCTCGCCCGCATCCTGCTCGGCGCCTGCCGGCCCCACCCAGTAGATGTCGCGACCGCGCGGATCGGTCATGCGGATCACCGGTTCCGACTTGTGCCGATGACCCAGCCGGGTCGCCCGCAGGCCCGCGATCTCCTCCCAGGGCAGGTCGGGGATGTTGACGTTGAGGATGGTATCCGGCGGCAGCGGCACCGCCCGCAGGCGCTCGACAAGGATGCGTGCCACCCGCCCGCCGGTATCGAAGTGTCGCGGCTGGGCGGCCACCATGGACAGGGCGATCGCCGGCAGGCCCAGGAAGCGCCCCTCCATGGCCGCGGCCACGGTGCCCGAGTAGAGCACGTCGTCACCCAGGTTGGCGCCGGCATTGATGCCCGACACCACCATGTCCGGCTCCTCGTCGAGCAGGCCGGTGATGGCCAGATGCACGCAATCGGTCGGCGTGCCGTCGACGCGGATGAAATCGTCCGGCATCTCGGTGGCGCGGATGGGGTTGTCCAGGGTGAGGGAGTTGCTGGCCCCGCTGCGATCCCGGTCCGGGGCGACCACCGTGACCCGGCCGATCTGGCCAAGCGACTGGGCGAGCATGCGAATGCCGGGGGCCTGGTAGCCGTCGTCGTTGCTGATCAGGATGTGCATGCGGTTCGGTT is a genomic window of Thiohalobacter sp. containing:
- a CDS encoding homoserine dehydrogenase; its protein translation is MNPVKVGLLGLGTVGGGTFNVLRRNAQEIARRAGRGIEISRAAARDFDPERLPGIADIDVTDDAFAVVDDPSIDIVVELIGGYSPARELVLKAIENGKHVVTANKALIAMHGNEIFAAAQQRGVMVAFEAAVGGGIPVIKAVREGLAANRIEWLAGIINGTGNFILTEMRDKGRDFEEVLKEAQALGYAEADPTFDVEGIDAAHKLTILASLAFGIPLQFDKCSTEGISRITRADVEYAEQLGYRIKHLGFARKTEAGVEMRVHPTLIPERRLIANVDGVMNAVLVKGDAVGPTLYYGAGAGAEPTASAVVADIVDVTRVLTADPENRVPHLAFQPDALSDLPVLGMDDIETAYYLRLCAADRPGVLAEITRILGDLGISIEAILQKEPVGDAAEVPIIMLTHRVREGQMNQAIGRIEALDAVCGSVTRIRLEHLNA
- the alaC gene encoding alanine transaminase yields the protein MFEEFPRIKRLPPYVFNIVNELKARARARGEDIIDFGMGNPDQPTPQHIVDKLVEAAQRKDTHRYSLSRGIPRLRRAICNWYRNRYDVVLDPERHAIVTIGSKEGLAHLALATVGPGDAVLVPNPAYPIHPYGFVIAGADIRHVPLVEGIDFFVELEKAIKDSWPKPKMLVLNFPGNPTTQCVELDFFERVVAIAREHEIWVVQDLAYADLVFDGYVAPSILQVPGAMDVAVEFFSLSKSYNMPGWRVGFMVGNETLVSALARMKSYLDYGMFTPIQVAAITALEGPQDCVAEIRDMYRSRRDVLCDGLNSVGWQVEKPKATMFVWAPIPEQYRHLGSLEFSKKLLAEAKVAVSPGIGFGDYGDDHVRFGLIENEHRTRQAVRGIREMFRKDARLAEASGGETT
- a CDS encoding Mth938-like domain-containing protein translates to MHFAEDHNIGRYRIRSYRPGELRVNEETYRSSLLLGVDALLTDWPPRCLDELRPEHLQTLAEWQPDLVLLGTGARQRFPAAALLAPLYQAGIGVEVMDTGAACRTYNVLVAEDRRVAAALLID
- the rpoS gene encoding RNA polymerase sigma factor RpoS, with the translated sequence MADSRKTPEQLVDKGAVPADVPVGPVDADDKAIEAEEEAQVFEAGEIPSRHLDATRLYLSEIGFSPLLTAEEEVYYARRAQRGDEAARQRMIESNLRLVVKIARRYLNRGLALLDLIEEGNLGLIRAVEKFDPERGFRFSTYATWWIRQTIERALMNQTRTVRLPIHVVKEINVYLRAARQLAQKLDHEPTAEEIAELLDKPIEDVKRMLGLNERIASVDSPIGRDSDRSLLDAIPDENNPDPSELLAESDVQENLDYWLSQLNDKQRDVVERRFGLRGRKVCTLEEVGNEIGVTRERVRQIQMDALKRLREILESEGFSQDALLR
- a CDS encoding peptidoglycan DD-metalloendopeptidase family protein; translation: MTGQGPVLRCFLALVCSLLAAALLSSCGGAVRAPVGERLPKATTNTGFHVVRRGESLFSIAFQHDLDYQTLARWNGIGPPYTIYAGQRLRLKPPARAAAPVATRKPTPSASTSREPARRSPPPAAAPKPSTRKPVAKAPPATTSAPVARWQWPAEGRIIKRFDPKHPGKKGIAISGRPGTPVRAAAAGRVVYAGSGLVGYGRLIIIKHNKIYLSAYGHNREILVREGDRVKAGQVIARMGSSGTRRTMLHFEIRRYGKPVDPLRYLPRR
- a CDS encoding YqaA family protein — protein: MALFRGLYERVMRWSRSPHAPRYLAMLSFAESSFFPVPPDVMLAPMSLAQPKRALHFAALTTVASVIGGLLGYLIGHFAMAAIEPWLVDLGYMPAYGKARAWFDQWGFWAVFVAGFSPIPYKVFTIAAGSMAMPLLPFVAASAVGRGARFYLVAGLLAWGGSRLERKLQDWVERIGWAMVILLVGGYLAFRH
- a CDS encoding protein-L-isoaspartate(D-aspartate) O-methyltransferase, translated to MHSRLSGIGMTSQRTRDRMVQRLREQGIGDARVLEVMGKLPRHLFVDEALASRAYEDTALPIGFGQTISQPYTVARMTEAVLACAPRKVLEVGTGSGYQAAVLSLLVDEVCTVERIDALVRQVRARFRQLGLRNIRVKHSDGSWGWETQGPFDAIVVTAAPAEIPAALLAQLADGGCMVIPVGERGSQTLARITRKGNVCEREDLEPASFVPLLGGAG
- the surE gene encoding 5'/3'-nucleotidase SurE, giving the protein MHILISNDDGYQAPGIRMLAQSLGQIGRVTVVAPDRDRSGASNSLTLDNPIRATEMPDDFIRVDGTPTDCVHLAITGLLDEEPDMVVSGINAGANLGDDVLYSGTVAAAMEGRFLGLPAIALSMVAAQPRHFDTGGRVARILVERLRAVPLPPDTILNVNIPDLPWEEIAGLRATRLGHRHKSEPVIRMTDPRGRDIYWVGPAGAEQDAGEGTDFHAVRNGFVSVTPIHVDLTRHDAIPTVADWLPTD